From one Planktothrix agardhii NIES-204 genomic stretch:
- a CDS encoding hypothetical protein (conserved hypothetical protein with helix-turn-helix domain), whose product MNTTTIKPIRNEQDYQATLARIEQLMEAMPNTPEFDELDILTTLVEAYEEKHYPIALPNPIDAIKFRMEQL is encoded by the coding sequence ATGAACACCACAACAATTAAACCCATTAGAAACGAACAAGATTACCAAGCAACCCTCGCCAGAATTGAACAGCTAATGGAAGCGATGCCAAATACACCAGAATTTGATGAATTAGACATACTTACCACTCTAGTAGAAGCCTACGAAGAAAAACATTATCCTATTGCCCTACCAAATCCGATTGATGCGATTAAATTTCGGATGGAACAACTCTGA
- a CDS encoding restriction modification system DNA specificity subunit, with the protein MNLPKGWKLLSFSEAFKDRTGGQQKIKKNDYLASGNLPIIDQGQEFVAGFTNNLNFQCNIELPCILFGDHTKKFKFVEKPFALGADGVKVLETNKNIDTKFAFYYLKTLYLPDVGYSRHFRFLKRTVIPVPPIASQRRIADILDKADEIIRKRKEAIALTEQLLKSTFLDMFYRKNLEDCQITTLEKIISKNKNSIRTGPFGSQLLHSEFVDQGIAVLGIDNAVNNYFTWGKQRFITEEKYKQLKRYTVNSRDVIITIMGTCGKCAIIPENIPIAINTKHLCCISLNEEKCLPEFLHSYFLIHPHSKRYLSKYTKGAIMDGLNMTIIKQMPIPLFSINLQKKYKNIFDQTNSTLEKYKTNLQESENLFNSLLQKAFKGEL; encoded by the coding sequence ATGAATTTACCTAAAGGATGGAAATTATTATCGTTTAGTGAAGCATTTAAAGATAGAACTGGAGGACAGCAAAAAATAAAAAAAAATGATTATCTTGCTTCTGGAAATTTACCTATTATCGATCAAGGACAAGAATTTGTCGCAGGATTTACAAACAATCTCAATTTTCAATGTAATATAGAATTACCTTGTATTTTATTCGGAGATCATACAAAAAAATTTAAGTTTGTAGAAAAACCTTTTGCTTTAGGTGCTGATGGTGTTAAAGTTTTAGAAACTAATAAAAACATTGATACTAAGTTTGCATTTTATTATTTAAAAACTCTTTATTTACCTGATGTTGGTTACAGTCGGCATTTTCGATTTTTAAAACGGACTGTTATTCCTGTGCCCCCGATCGCATCTCAACGTAGAATAGCGGATATATTGGATAAAGCAGACGAAATCATCAGGAAAAGAAAAGAAGCGATCGCCCTTACCGAACAACTCCTTAAATCAACCTTTCTCGATATGTTTTATCGTAAAAATTTAGAAGATTGTCAAATAACTACTCTTGAAAAAATAATTTCAAAAAATAAAAATTCTATTAGAACAGGCCCATTTGGAAGCCAGTTATTACATAGTGAGTTTGTAGATCAAGGTATAGCAGTTTTAGGAATAGATAATGCAGTCAATAATTATTTTACATGGGGGAAACAAAGATTTATTACTGAAGAAAAATATAAACAATTAAAACGTTATACAGTTAATTCACGAGATGTAATTATTACTATTATGGGAACTTGCGGAAAATGTGCAATTATCCCAGAAAACATACCTATAGCAATAAACACAAAACATTTATGTTGCATTTCGTTGAATGAAGAAAAATGTTTACCAGAGTTTTTACATTCATATTTTTTAATTCATCCTCATTCAAAACGTTATTTATCTAAGTACACAAAAGGAGCGATTATGGATGGTTTAAATATGACAATAATTAAACAAATGCCTATTCCTTTATTTTCTATAAATTTACAAAAAAAATATAAAAATATCTTTGACCAAACTAATAGCACATTAGAAAAATATAAGACGAATTTACAAGAATCAGAAAATTTATTTAACTCCTTATTGCAAAAAGCATTCAAAGGAGAATTATAG
- a CDS encoding type III restriction enzyme res subunit, protein MSSNFDFLKPDFPEIHESATRVETLALTDSRACCFYARYTLEQAVIWLYDHDPYLILPYDNNLGALIHEQTFKDNLPPNLFPKVRIIHKMGNNAAHSNEKINEKDADYITQELFHFLYWLCRYYSPNGKNLPQLQYIPPATQEKVRSDQKTLAQLQKLEQELSQAQEIARIAQKAQQQTEAEYNQIKAEISQLKQANSTVKDHHDYNEIDTRKYLIDVLLKEMGWDLTQPHFTEYEITGMPQTVNPTGKGYIDYVLWDDNGLPLAIIEAKRTQKDANLGKQQAQLYANCLEKQFNQRPIIFYSNGYQTYLWDDGNYPPRLVEGFLKKDELQRIIYRRTHRKPFEIVLPNPEIAGRSYQLEALKRVTETFNKKARKALLVMATGTGKTRTAIALVDILTRANWIKRVLFLADRTSLITQAKRAIQKHLPHATAIDLTQEKDVSGADIILSTYKTMMNRINNDNDIPPLVRGVRGVRGDQTLVRETRGEQKKDEINRLFGVGYFDLIIIDEAHRSIYQKYQALFTYFDALLIGLTATPRNEINRDTYGIFELEAGNPTFAYELQDAIADGYLVPPTGINVPFKFLRSGVKYADLTPEEKIEYEEKFYNEETGEIPKEINAAALNRWLFNIDTVDKALEILMDWGLKIHQGDRLGKTIIFARNHQHAQFIEERFNYNYPQYKGKFARVIDSHDNYAQSLLDDFSEAEKDPMIAISVDMLDTGVDIPEVVNLMFFKPVYSEVKFNQMIGRGTRLCPNLFGFGKDKTEFLIFDLCDNFAYFNQAIPEKEQSPTESLQTRLLKAKLELWDCLNTAETTTVVNNPQNRVKESQASYTVVKSDNLKEKILDELYQHVASMEDNNFLVRRYLETVLTFRKREKWQNLNPEDRQVIVNTLIPLPNTLPGENPRIKNFDLLCLKIQLAILKNSPNFERLRDQVRDLLTRLETKKTIPIVKNKLNLIEQVQTERWWQDVTVYLVEEMRLNLRDLIVLIDQRDEIIIYTDFEDELGDLEILEVPNRQTGFSRSQYRKKVESYILAHQDHIAIAKLKRNLPLTDTDLQELEKMLFTSEALESRDKFELVYSKNVNLKSFILELVGLDRNTAKQAFSKYLENNNLNANQIRFIEQIINWLTQRGVMKPSRLYESPFTDIHTAGLDGVFNNEDANNIITIIRSFDQPIETTFYSA, encoded by the coding sequence ATGTCATCCAACTTTGACTTTTTAAAACCCGACTTTCCCGAAATTCACGAAAGTGCCACCCGTGTCGAAACCCTCGCCCTAACCGATAGCCGTGCTTGTTGCTTCTATGCCCGTTATACCCTTGAGCAAGCTGTTATCTGGCTATATGATCATGACCCCTATTTAATACTACCCTACGATAATAATTTAGGGGCATTAATCCACGAACAAACATTCAAAGATAACCTACCTCCTAACCTTTTCCCCAAAGTTCGTATCATCCACAAAATGGGCAATAATGCCGCCCACAGTAACGAAAAAATCAACGAAAAAGACGCAGATTATATTACTCAAGAATTATTCCATTTTCTCTATTGGCTTTGTCGCTACTACTCCCCCAACGGTAAAAACCTCCCTCAACTCCAATATATTCCCCCCGCTACTCAGGAAAAAGTTAGAAGTGATCAAAAAACCCTTGCTCAACTGCAAAAACTAGAGCAAGAATTATCCCAAGCTCAAGAAATAGCAAGAATTGCCCAAAAAGCACAGCAACAAACAGAAGCAGAATATAACCAAATTAAAGCAGAAATTAGTCAACTCAAACAGGCAAATAGTACCGTTAAAGATCACCATGACTATAACGAAATTGATACCCGTAAATACTTAATTGATGTATTACTTAAAGAAATGGGTTGGGATTTAACTCAACCCCATTTTACCGAGTATGAAATCACCGGAATGCCCCAAACTGTTAACCCCACAGGGAAAGGCTATATTGATTATGTATTATGGGATGATAACGGCTTACCCCTGGCTATTATTGAAGCTAAACGTACCCAAAAAGACGCAAATCTAGGTAAACAACAAGCCCAACTTTATGCTAACTGTTTAGAAAAACAATTTAACCAACGCCCGATTATTTTCTACAGTAACGGCTATCAAACCTATCTCTGGGATGATGGCAATTATCCCCCGCGCCTGGTGGAAGGCTTCTTAAAAAAAGATGAATTACAAAGGATAATTTATCGCCGCACTCACCGAAAACCCTTTGAGATTGTTTTACCCAATCCAGAAATAGCCGGGAGAAGCTACCAACTCGAAGCCCTGAAACGAGTCACCGAAACCTTTAACAAAAAAGCCCGGAAAGCCTTGCTAGTCATGGCTACAGGCACAGGAAAAACCAGAACTGCGATCGCCCTAGTTGATATATTAACTAGAGCTAATTGGATTAAAAGAGTCTTATTTTTAGCTGACCGCACCTCTTTAATTACCCAAGCTAAAAGAGCGATTCAGAAACACTTACCCCACGCCACGGCCATAGACTTAACCCAAGAAAAAGACGTAAGCGGTGCTGATATCATCCTCTCCACCTACAAAACTATGATGAATCGCATCAACAACGACAACGACATTCCCCCCTTGGTAAGGGGGGTTAGGGGGGTTAGGGGGGATCAAACCTTAGTAAGGGAAACTAGGGGGGAGCAAAAAAAAGATGAAATTAATCGCCTGTTTGGAGTCGGTTATTTCGACTTAATTATTATAGATGAAGCCCATCGCAGTATTTACCAAAAATATCAAGCTCTTTTTACCTATTTTGATGCTTTGTTAATCGGTTTAACCGCCACTCCCAGAAACGAAATTAACCGAGATACCTACGGCATTTTTGAATTAGAAGCGGGTAATCCCACCTTTGCCTATGAATTACAAGATGCGATCGCCGATGGTTATTTAGTGCCTCCCACGGGTATCAATGTACCCTTTAAATTTCTCCGTAGTGGGGTGAAATATGCGGATCTTACCCCAGAAGAAAAAATAGAATATGAAGAAAAATTCTATAACGAAGAAACCGGGGAAATACCCAAGGAAATTAACGCCGCCGCCCTCAATCGTTGGTTATTTAATATTGATACGGTGGATAAAGCTTTAGAAATTCTCATGGATTGGGGTTTAAAAATTCATCAGGGCGATCGCCTCGGCAAAACCATCATTTTCGCCCGAAATCATCAACACGCCCAATTTATTGAAGAAAGATTTAACTATAACTATCCCCAATATAAAGGCAAATTTGCCCGTGTTATCGACAGCCATGACAATTATGCCCAAAGTCTACTCGATGACTTCTCAGAAGCCGAAAAAGATCCCATGATCGCGATTTCTGTGGATATGTTAGACACGGGGGTAGATATTCCAGAAGTGGTGAATTTAATGTTTTTTAAACCCGTTTACTCAGAGGTAAAATTTAATCAGATGATCGGCAGAGGCACTCGTTTATGCCCTAATTTATTCGGATTTGGCAAGGATAAAACGGAATTTTTGATATTTGACCTATGCGATAATTTTGCTTATTTTAATCAAGCAATCCCCGAAAAAGAACAATCCCCGACTGAATCATTACAAACTCGACTCTTAAAGGCAAAATTAGAGTTATGGGACTGTTTAAATACCGCAGAAACTACAACCGTTGTGAATAATCCTCAAAATCGCGTTAAAGAGTCTCAAGCGTCCTATACTGTCGTTAAAAGTGATAATCTTAAGGAAAAAATACTAGATGAATTATATCAACACGTTGCCAGTATGGAAGACAATAATTTTCTAGTGCGTCGTTACTTAGAAACCGTTTTAACATTCCGTAAGCGGGAAAAATGGCAGAATTTAAACCCAGAAGATCGGCAAGTTATTGTTAATACCCTGATCCCCCTACCCAATACTTTACCCGGAGAAAATCCTCGAATTAAAAACTTTGATCTGCTGTGTCTGAAAATTCAGTTAGCCATCCTGAAAAATAGCCCAAATTTTGAAAGGTTACGGGATCAAGTCAGGGATTTATTAACCCGTTTAGAAACTAAAAAAACGATTCCTATTGTTAAGAATAAATTGAATTTAATTGAACAAGTACAGACAGAAAGATGGTGGCAAGATGTGACGGTTTATTTAGTAGAAGAAATGCGGCTAAATCTGCGGGATTTAATAGTGTTAATTGATCAACGGGATGAAATCATTATCTATACTGATTTTGAGGATGAATTAGGGGATTTAGAAATATTAGAAGTACCTAACCGTCAAACAGGTTTCAGCCGATCTCAATACCGAAAAAAAGTAGAAAGCTATATTTTAGCCCATCAAGATCATATTGCGATCGCTAAGTTAAAAAGAAATCTACCTCTAACTGATACTGATTTACAGGAATTAGAAAAGATGTTATTTACCTCAGAGGCGCTAGAATCTAGGGATAAATTCGAGTTAGTCTATAGTAAAAATGTTAACCTGAAAAGTTTTATTTTGGAATTGGTGGGTTTAGACAGAAACACCGCCAAACAAGCCTTTAGTAAATATTTAGAAAATAACAATCTCAATGCTAATCAAATTCGTTTTATTGAACAAATTATTAACTGGTTAACCCAACGTGGGGTTATGAAGCCCTCTCGTTTGTATGAATCCCCTTTTACTGATATTCACACCGCAGGATTAGATGGAGTTTTTAACAATGAGGATGCTAATAATATTATTACCATAATTCGCTCTTTTGATCAACCTATAGAAACAACCTTTTACTCTGCTTAA